TCCTTCATCTGCTGACAGGCCACGATGCTGTTATAATTTTCCCGCAGGATCACATCGATGGATTGGCCAAGCTCCTGGAAGCGGAGAATGCCCTGCACCCCGATAATCAGGAGAATCAGCAAAAGTCCCCCGAAACCCAGGGACAACTTATGACGAAGTCCGAACATGAGATTTCCTCCGCGATGTCTAAAGGCAATGGCCGTACCAAGAGGGATTGCAATGTAACTTGTTGAATCGACGTTCTTTTTAAAAATGGAGGAAACCGCGCCCCTTTCATTTTGCAAGGCGGACCCGTAGAAACCTTGAAAATTGCAAGGGGATCAGATGCCGTATTGTTTACGGCGGCGCCAGAGGGTGGCCTGGTCGATGCCGAGGATGTCCGCCGCTTCCTGCAGCGATCGCGTACCCGCCAAAATCCGGCGGATGTGCGCTTCTTCGATTTGCTCAAGGGAAACGGGATCTCCGATTTGAACCGTCGGGTTTTGGGAAGGGCGCAGGTTATCGGGAAGATCCTCTCCACCGATCCGTTTCCCGCGGCAGAGAATAACCGCCCGTTCAACAACGTTGCGCAGTTCTCTCACGTTTCCCGGCCAGCGGTAAGAGCGAAAAAGATGGAGGACCTCGTCGGTAAACCCTGAAACGCTCCGGTGGCAGGCCCTGCCAAAAAAGAGCAGGAGATGTTCTGCCAGGGCAATTGCGTCATCGGGCCGCTCTCGAAGGGGAGGGATTTCAATCTGGATGACATTCAGACGATAGTAGAGATCCTCCCGGAAACGACCTTGCCGGACGGATTCCTCCAGATCCATGGAGGTGGCGGCAAGGATCCGGACATCGGCGTGACGGGTGACATAATCGCCGACGCGTTCATACTCCTTATCCTGGACAAAGCGAAGCAGCTTTGGTTGAAGAGAAAGAGGCAGGTCGCCGATCTCGTCCAGGAAGATGGTGCCGCCGTTGCAGGCGCTGATTCGGCCGGGATTGTCCCGGACGGCGCCCGTAAAGGCCCCCTTGACGTGTCCGAAGAGTTCACTTTCCAGCAGTTCCGGCGACAGGGAGGGGCAGGAAAGGACGCTGAAAGGCCTGGCTGCCCTTGAACTCCAGGAATGAATGGCCTTTGCCAGGACACTTTTCCCCGTTCCCGTTTCTCCCCGAAGCAGCAGCGTGGCATCGGAAGGGGCTGCCGAACGCGCCAGTTCGACGGCACGGTTCATGGCCAGACTGGAGGAGGAAAAATCGGTTTCCGGACGTGACCGGCCAAGGTCTTCCTTCAGAGAAACAATCTTCTGTTCCAGGGCAAGCATATCCAACGCCTTGCGGACGGCGAGCTTGACCTGAGCCGGTGTAAAGGGTTTGGGGAGATAGTCCGTCGCTCCCCTTTTCATGGCTTCCACGGCGCTTTCAACTGTGGCGTAGGCTGTAATCACGATGATTCGAATCCAGGGGGTTGTGGCCAGTAGGTCGGGAATAAGATCCAGCCCATCGGCCGCCCCCAGGCGGAGGTCGACGAAGGCGATCCCGAAGGATTCGCGGGAAGCTTCGGAAAGGGCGTCTTCAAAATTGCTGACGGCAACAACGCGGTATCCCTCTGTTTCAAGGCAGATGGACAACGTTTTGCGAATATTGATCTCATCATCAACCACCAGAATATTCAAGGAAGGATACCCCCTCTGTTTTCAGGAATGCTCTCTCTTTTTTGAGCTTGAAGCAGATTATAAAAATTTTGGCTCATACAGTTGATGCGTACTTTTGTCTGATTATATTGAATTCGATGTCGGTGACTTCATCTACCTAACAAGGGATATGAACGGAAGAAAATCTCAATGATTATCCTTCGAAAGAGAGTATTAGCGTTGGCCAGCCATGCTGAGAATTTCGGATCACCGAAATGCACTCAGTAGAACTTCAACGTGAAGGCTGGTGTTGTATGCCATCCTTGGTTTTAGGAATCATTATGAGGACATCGAAGCAACAGGAGAGTATGATTCGTTAGAACGGAGTTGGGCTTGAGGTGCCGGAAATGCACGATCAAGCCCAATGGATGGCGATTCTCTCAGTTTAAGAACTTTGATTTTGGGGAGCTAAAGCACAAAATCACCAGCAGCGACAGTGGTTACGCCAACGACTCCAAGTTCAAAGTCGGCAGTGGTGTTGCCGTTGACATCGCACTTGACGATAATATCATCTTTCAAACCATCTGAATCGATGTCAGCTTGTACATACCAAACAGAATAGGCCGCTGCCGTCTTATTACTGAAATGGAAAGATTGGTCACCAGAGAGGTTTGCATTTGCATCGATCGTCTTAAGGTCAATATCGTCGATGCCGGATTTGAAATTGTAGACATTGTCCCGGTATGATGAACCCACTTTGGACTCAGTGATACTATTGAAATCAAACACATCACGATAAGAGTCGCTGCCGCCATACAGTCTGTCTGTGCCCAAGCCCCCTATCAGATTATCGGTGCTAGCATCGCCATACAGGTAGTCGTTGCCAGAGCCACCATTCATCTTATCGTTGCCGGTACCACCATAGAGTTTATCGTTGCCGCCCATTCCGTAGATGGTATCGTTACCGGCAAGACCATAGAGATTGTTGGTATAATTGGTGCCATGGATGATATTATTGAGAGTGTTGCCCGTTCCTTTCGCTGCTGTGCCAGAGAGATAAAGATTTTCCACATTGGCATCCAGGGTATCGCTAACCGTTGCATAAACTCTATCAGTCCCGGCACCCACAGTCTCATAAACAGTATCTCCGGTGCTATTAATATAGTATATGTCGTTGCCAGACCCGCCTTTCATATAGTCATTCCCAGCGCCCCCATCGAGCTTGTCGTTGCCGGCTCCACCATAGAGTTTATCGTTGCCGGCATAACCCAGAATTCTGTCATCCCCACCGCTGCCGGTAATGGAATCAGCTCCTTGTAAAACATATGCGTATGTTTTCTGAGTATCTCCGTAAGTTTCCAAATAATCCTGAAGTTTGTTGGCGTCGGCTAACATCCCTAAAACCTTGTAGACCTCATCTCCGTGAATGTAAAAATTTGTACTGGTAACGGTTCCGTGAACACCATAATGATCGTAGGAAAAACTACCCCTGAATGTTTGTGTATGCACCCCGTCAGTTATTGAAAAAAATGAATCGGAAGATTCATTCACTTCCCATTGCCAGTCTTGAGGGGTCAGAAAATCAAAACTCTGATTTAATGTAACAGTAGCCATAACTCCTCCTATTTATTTTCTTTCATACTCATTCCCGGAGTCGCTTGGGATGAATCCGCCTTTGCTGCACTTTGTGCTACAATTGTCTCAGCTATACCTTCGGCAAAAGTTACTTCTATGTCCTCTACTCTAACGGAGGCACCATATATTCCGCCCCAGGCAAAGGTCTTTTTAAGGGTGAAGTCAGCTACAGACTCATTTCCGGCTTCCGCTAATCTCATCAGAATAAAATCCCCACCAATGTGAATCTGCCCTAGACCAGCTAACATAGCCCGGGCAAAGGCATTCCCCTCGTCATACTGTGTAATCTTTGACTCAAGATTAAATGAACGCTTATCGGGTCTTGTGCATTGCACATTCTTTTTCTTGCTATTGATAGCTTCTCGAATGCGAGTTTCCAGACGCTGGCGAGCTATTTCACTCAATACAACTCCTTCTAATGCTGAAAGTTTTACGTTTGCTTCATCATCGACACACAAACGGTTATCAGCGCTAATTTGTTTTTTAAATTCTGCTGTAGGCGTAGTACCTGCACAGCCATAAAAACCAATGAATAAAAAAATAAAAATAAGAAATCTCCGCCCTTTTTTCATACAAGTGATTCTCCTCTCTGGTTTAGTTTTTGCGTTCGCTACTTCATTCATGATTGTGATGCGGTGTCAAGCCAAACACAAAGGAAAGGCGCTGCTTCGCCGTTCTATGCCGGTCTTGGCATGATGGCACACATACCATGTCAGAGCAGTAATAGCGTTGCCTCCTTCTTTCTTCCACGTTTGATAATTAACAAGTGATGTGCGAAGATTTTTCCTTTAACCTGTTTTTACGAGTTATTAAATTGGTGAAAAATATTATCAATATTGAGAATATTCAATCCTTATTGAATACGTGTTTTATATCAGTTAAAAACTGTAATGTAATATCGGACGATTGTAACTGTTATCGGAAAGTGTTAATCAATTTGCTATCGAAATCTTGCGTCGTTCCTATAGTCTCATCTTTATCGATTTCAGGAAGCAAGATATTTTTTTAAGAGTACTCAGCAACCGGTAAAATGATATAAATCTGTTCCCTTTTTCCCTCCGGATAGGGAATCGTTGTGACAAGGTATCCAATCAGGAGGAGTCCGACGATTCCTGCCACAGGATCAGGCATGGTTAAATCCTTTCAGATATACCTGGGTAACAGGCCGTGCGCCTCTTTTGAGCAGGTCATCCGGGTCCAGATATCCGAACAGTTGAATCAGTTTCGCCACGGTTGCCGTCCAGCCTGTCTGGTGACTTGCGCCAAGCCCGGCTCCGTTGTCTCCATGGAAATACTCATAAAAAAGGATGTAGTCGCGCCAGTAAGGGTCACTGTTGAATTTCGCCGTGCCGCCGTACGCAGGGCGGCAGCCCTTTGAATCACGGAGAAAGATGCTGCTGAGGCGGCGGGAAATTTCTTTTGCAACCTCAAAAAGATTCATCTCGTTGCCTGAGCCCGTGGGACACTCGATTTTGAAGGAGTCCCCATAGAAAAGGTAATACTGAAGAAGCGCCCTCAAGATGGTGAGGTTCACCGGAAACCAGACGGGGCCGCGCCAATTGGAGTTGCCGCCGAACATGCCCGTATCGGATTCGGCCGGGAGATATTTCACCTCGAATTGCTCGCCATGGACCGTGAAGAGATAGGGAT
This region of Syntrophus gentianae genomic DNA includes:
- a CDS encoding DUF4410 domain-containing protein, whose amino-acid sequence is MKKGRRFLIFIFLFIGFYGCAGTTPTAEFKKQISADNRLCVDDEANVKLSALEGVVLSEIARQRLETRIREAINSKKKNVQCTRPDKRSFNLESKITQYDEGNAFARAMLAGLGQIHIGGDFILMRLAEAGNESVADFTLKKTFAWGGIYGASVRVEDIEVTFAEGIAETIVAQSAAKADSSQATPGMSMKENK
- a CDS encoding sigma-54-dependent transcriptional regulator, yielding MNILVVDDEINIRKTLSICLETEGYRVVAVSNFEDALSEASRESFGIAFVDLRLGAADGLDLIPDLLATTPWIRIIVITAYATVESAVEAMKRGATDYLPKPFTPAQVKLAVRKALDMLALEQKIVSLKEDLGRSRPETDFSSSSLAMNRAVELARSAAPSDATLLLRGETGTGKSVLAKAIHSWSSRAARPFSVLSCPSLSPELLESELFGHVKGAFTGAVRDNPGRISACNGGTIFLDEIGDLPLSLQPKLLRFVQDKEYERVGDYVTRHADVRILAATSMDLEESVRQGRFREDLYYRLNVIQIEIPPLRERPDDAIALAEHLLLFFGRACHRSVSGFTDEVLHLFRSYRWPGNVRELRNVVERAVILCRGKRIGGEDLPDNLRPSQNPTVQIGDPVSLEQIEEAHIRRILAGTRSLQEAADILGIDQATLWRRRKQYGI
- a CDS encoding calcium-binding protein, with protein sequence MATVTLNQSFDFLTPQDWQWEVNESSDSFFSITDGVHTQTFRGSFSYDHYGVHGTVTSTNFYIHGDEVYKVLGMLADANKLQDYLETYGDTQKTYAYVLQGADSITGSGGDDRILGYAGNDKLYGGAGNDKLDGGAGNDYMKGGSGNDIYYINSTGDTVYETVGAGTDRVYATVSDTLDANVENLYLSGTAAKGTGNTLNNIIHGTNYTNNLYGLAGNDTIYGMGGNDKLYGGTGNDKMNGGSGNDYLYGDASTDNLIGGLGTDRLYGGSDSYRDVFDFNSITESKVGSSYRDNVYNFKSGIDDIDLKTIDANANLSGDQSFHFSNKTAAAYSVWYVQADIDSDGLKDDIIVKCDVNGNTTADFELGVVGVTTVAAGDFVL